Sequence from the Festucalex cinctus isolate MCC-2025b chromosome 21, RoL_Fcin_1.0, whole genome shotgun sequence genome:
CCAACCTGGAGCTTCGTCTGGAAGCGTTGAGCCACCgaggagaagaggaagaggaggaggaggaggatgatgatgaagaagataggaggaggaggaggaggagggggaggaggaaagAGGAGCGCTTCTCGGAGGGTGTCCCGAGCTTCTGGTAGCAGCTCGGCGGGCGTCGTCGAATTTTCCTCCAAGTGGGCTGAGCCTCCCCCTCCGCGCCCCACTTAAAAGGAGGAGTGGAGGTGGGGGGTGGACGAGGGGGGTTTGCGCCCACCCAGCGGACCGCAAACACCAAAAGTCACTGTAGGAAACTTTGACACTTTTCACATGCGCTAATTCTTTTCGTGCCGATTCAGCATATTCGACGAATGGCTCATTTTTACCTCCCAAACACTCgtctttcaaaaaaataaaaaaataaaacattcatcAATATTTGATCAACTTTTGGATAGCAAGTCTTCACGTGGCGGACGCAGGTtcgaggaaaaagaaaaaaaaagaaaaaaaagaaagaaagaagctgCTGCGGCCTAAGCggggccgccatcttgtggccgcCGTCAAAAGCGCAGAACGCGACACAGAAAGGCCGTGAGGAGCTTCCAAACTTCAACTTCATCTTCTCTTCTCCGTCAGGATCAGGAAAAGGCCCACTTGACGACGGTGCGCTCGAGAAACACGTGCTATAAAGCTGAGAAAGGATGAAAGGTCGAACGGAAGACGTGGAGATGGCACCTGGCTGGAGTAGAAATGAAAGCACTTCCGGGATTTATGCAAATGAGGGCCTGACTGATTACATTGTCCAACATTAGCCCGtttaaaaatcagcaaaattgtgtatacattttttattacaacatacatatttttattttgtcagccttaaaaaataaataaataaataaaaaaaaagtcaatacagGTCAGGTcttcatgctaatgttagcccaTTTATGGTTACAGTATTTGCATTACATGTTACCATGAAGCTAGCATATGtttaaaaatcagcaaaattctgtatactttaaaaaaaaatatatattattacaacatattagttatatatatatatatatatatatatatatttatatataaaaaaatttagagtcatcctaaaaataaaatgaaatggtcAATACAGGTCAGGTCCTCATGCTAATATCTGTTAGCCCAGTTATGGTTATTTGCATTacatgttagcatgaagctagtgTACCATTTAAATGAGCAAGAttctgtaaacttttttttattattacaacaTATTAGTTAgtagaatttcttttttttttttattgtcagcctaaataataatttaaaaaaaagtcaatacagGTCAGGTACACATGCTAATATCTATGCTAATATGTTAGCCCATTTATGGTTATTTGCCTTACATGTTAGCACGAAGCTAGCGTAGCGCATTTTTCTGTTTAAATGGACTGATTTTAATAGCGCGCTTTAACTACGccataaagcgctttataataTTTGCAGTGTTTGACacacttttgtttgtgtgtgattCTTTTTGTCAAAGTTTTTGAATAagttgaacaaaacaaacaaacaaaaaatgtttgtgtggtCTCGCTATACAATAATCAGTCTTTGGGCCGCGGTCATGAGAAGTTTAATAAATCTCGCTGAGACATAAATATTGATCCCATGAACATGAGAGGAACGCaaccatcttcatcatcatcatcatcatcatcatcatcatcacaacacGACGTGGGGGCGGAGTCAGTCCTTCTTCTGGGGGAAGGATATCTTCCACAAGACGTACACCACGTAGCCTGCACCTGCGCGCGCcagcaacaaaaatattcatacagTTGATTCACAAATCAATACAAAACTCTTCTGAATCATCGTTTACACTTGTTCAACTTCAAACTgttcaaaaaatacataataaaagtccagAAGATGTGTTGAGAAATAATCAGGACAATTTTTGAGCAGCCATTGTTGACGTCATATCGTACAAAATATtcaaagaagaaggagaagaaaaaaaaaaactttccaaatTGTTGCGTAATCAAGTTGAAGCGGTCAATCCAGTCACACGTTGCGTTTTGTCATTCTGAGGAAAATTCACAAAAGTCGTTTCTAACGTGTGTGCgactgaaaaatgaaaaattcacctcccttgcatgtttttttttttgggtgagccGAGCACGTCAAacaataattcttttttttttgttgacgttcCTCCATGCCAGTTTGCTGCCGTCTCTGTTTTTCCACTTCAGGCAACATCTCACTCCATCAATCAAAACTTTAACCAGCTTTATAatcatctctctttttttttttaaacatcacttCATCATCTGCAGACTTATTTTGACAAAGTACTATGAAGagcagatgtgtttttttttcttcttccccaaTGTAAGGAGTCGGGCCCGActgatatgcattttttgaggctgatgccgaaatgtgtttaaaaaaataaaaacctttgaattttgacaaaaaaattgttgaaataTCACTTTATAATCTGAGAAAAACATTAAGAACAACTAAATACTGACTGTTCcggtgcgttttggcctcttggggtcACTGTGGTGCCGTGCAGTCATTGGGCTACACacgttaactcaactcaactcaagtttatttatatagcgctttccaacagcctgaactgtcacaaaacgATTtacagaacataaaaacaaacaaacaaacataacataaaacattaacaccagtACAATCGCAACAAAGGGAAAAACACTCcccaagtcgatgctaacttcctgctagcatttgctaacttcctgttagcacgaggcaaaaacaaagcatattttgcatttaaatgtaCAGTTCTTAACGTTGTTAGTTTAGTtctacagttaactccaactacGGTGACATTAAGCATTTTAAAGGGCGCCTCGGGACAaaaagaataacatacgctacacgcttgctagttgctaatgctaacgcaagcaaaatggtgcattcagggtactttcacagcgttggAAACTTTTCTTCCATGATAACGTTGTATTGGAAAAAGAAtcattgttttggccgatgtttgaaggccaatagttgtccgattaatcggtcgggcccgaGTTTATTTACGGTTGATGACTCACCCAGCATGCTCAGCGTCATGGTGGTGCGGTAGAGCAGCCCGTCCCACGTGCCGCCTTTCAGGTGCACCGGGAGGCCGTCGTCCATctgacaaacacaaaaaaaacacatcaagttgaaaaaaaaaaaaaaaaaagaagatatcaAACAAATATGAATTCAACAGTCAaatccatcttagggggcgaccattttgtgATTTGACATCAGTTGCTCacgtaatgaccaatcacagctcatctgatttttatttatttattttttaagtttggtcatgtgacattcacaaacggcgccatgattggtcgtttcaGTCGACAGGCGAGTCGGGATGGAACGATTCACTCATTCaaacattaacttttttttttataactttatTACCTCATTGATTGGGGAGGATtcgtggaaaagatcggtttatttttcagggatcggacttccaaaattaaggaaattagggccgataaatcggccagCCAATCAATCGATCAGTGCACCCTTATTGCgaatccatgcttttatttttcgtGCCGATGCATATTTGAAGCCGTTTACATCGATTTTCGAtgcatcgttacatccctaacagcAAGCGACATCATTTTTTCTCAGATGGAAAAAAAGCGGGTGCATTGTGCCGCTTAATTCAAATTTCACGCACGTAACATTCATCAAAAACGCAGCATGCGTTCAGACGAGTGCGGCCGCATCGAGCATACGATTTGAAAATGACGTCGGTAATCAATTATGGACGGCGGGGGGAACGTTGAAGGTGAAGCGGCGATGCGGTCGTCTAAGAATGTCGCGCGACGGCGGCCGTGAAAGAACGACGTGACggcggggaagaaaaaaaaaaatgcatcacatgtttgcatttttccccccccgatCCATCACACGGACTTGGCGGCGTAAGCCGATTTGTAACGCTTGCCGTAGATTGACGGCTGCGGTTTGGCAAGCGACGCGTCCTCGCCGTCGTCTGCGCTTGTTCGACTTTTTGTTTCGCGAGCGACCAGACTTGCGAGCGGGCGGAAGGTCATCGGGTTCGAGTGGGGATCAAGCGTTTTACGAgacataaaccttttttttttttttttggagaatatTCAGGCTAAGTTCCCTTACCCTTGCAACGACATTTCCCATTGTGTTGTGGCACCGAgcgattaatcggccgattattggccttcaaacttTGGCCAAAACAAAATCGAGCAATTGAggcgattattttccccttaaaacgttataatCGAAGTTTCCGATGCTGTGAACGTACCAactctgaatgcaccattttgcttatgtagcattagcagctagcaagagtGTAGCGTTTGTTATTCtgaataaatactaaaaataataatttagtataatataaataaatataaataaaatatacataataaataaatgtatcaaatatatatattgtgtccatttccccgccactcttgtgaggcactccccctagtggcccgccaagtaattgctcaataagtcatgaacgatggagccgttataagtggctgtatattaactacaaaaactaccaatatcacgatacttgcgtatcgggagacaaagtaacaTGATTTATCGCGATGTCGATATATCGCCATActccaatatatttttaaataatcgtgagattaatcggtaatcagtatttttttttctgccaaaaatcggtatcggcttcaaaaaaaaaattgcatatgGGGCGGGCCCTAatgtgttagcatgaagctgtCGGATTTTCACGCTCATATGTTACAGTTTTTGAGCATCAAACGCTGAatcgactttttgtttttgtgactcACTTTTCCAGTAAACTTCAAGTCGGGGGTGACAAACGGCCTGAAGCGCGCACACGTCGCCGACTCTTCCGTGGAAAATTCAGCAAGCACCAAATTCACGTTTGGGTCATTAATTTtcccttttcatttcttttccaaCAGGGGGCCGCGCGAGCAAAATGGAAGCACCACGTCAACGTGCTAACCTCAAAACGTGTTCCAGATTCATTTGATGGAATGGTTGCTGCTTGTGTACATATTGTTCCAATTAAGAacatcgttttctttttttgtgcaagTCAATTCGAAGCAGGCGGCTCCGCTGCGAGGCACGCGAGCTACCTGAAAGCGCTTCTGGTTCTCGGGGACCCGGTTCTTCACCTGCCGCCGAGCCGAGCCGCAAAAGGTCCGCCGCGCCACCTGCTGGAGAGCCTGGGAACGACACGGAATGATCCTCAATCAGCAAAGTGAAGATGAAAAACACGTTACAGCGTTCCCGGTTTTTGCTTCCACGTTTCCTGTTTGTCACACGTTTGGCAACACTGCCCCCTGGAGGTATTAACAAGCAAACAATGCACTTGGTGGCGTCCACAAGGTTCTGTCCATTAAGTCCTTTACACCTTACCTGCAATTGTGTTGGGTGGGgctaaataataatcatgactaTTTCCCAATAACTGAAATCataattattcaaacgatttattttttttagtacaaaacaaaaaaatgtttgagcaTTTAAAAATTGAAGGcgaattaggaaaaaaaaaaagaaactctaTAATTACATAAGTTGCTTttagaccaaacagaatttataatcatatatatatttataataatattttttttttttatgttggaaaaaactTGGAAGTTGGAGgtcagcttgtgcactgtgcagtaggatgcatgtttttggtacaaaacaaaaaaaatgtttaaaatgtaaaagaataataataataataaaataaataaatattaagacagataaaaattctttgaaacactaaatatgcaagttccttttggatgaaactaaatttattagttattttttaaatggtgcaaatgcataaatttaaacaactaaaaaattagtaccagcattattattattattaacaacaacaacaacaacaacaaataaatatatttaatttttttacgattaccctgaatttgtaattgtggagcttaataattgaattttgattaactgCACAGCCCTTGTGTTGGGTGTTCATGTTCAATGTCAAAGAGGTGGTATATTTGGATAGCTTAAAATGCCGTGTACACTAAGCATGTGGGGGGATTAAAAGCactttcatgttattttaaatgtatttatttacaattaagaTGATGAAAGTTTGAACCTGTgagttgacaaaaacaaaaaaggtcatACACAAACTctttattttactgcaaataagTTCTACAGATTAAAATGAGGCAgttggttattttgccgtgaatgccCCCCCAGACTCACTTGACCCCCTCCTGTCAccaagttttcatttttttgtttcgtcACTTCACGTACAGAACCGTATTTGAACCTGTGACGCTCGGTGGCCAGTTGGCTAACGCATGAAATAGCGTCaattaaaagtgcaaataaaaaaaaatgtattcactaTTATTCCCAGACATTTGTCACTGTAAACGCTTGAAAGACTCCACGTAAGTTTCAAGCGTGTTAGCACAACCACATTAGCCGCCTTTGACCCCGTAGCCGACACCAAATGCAGCTGAGTGGACGCGTCCTGGCAAATTAATGTCACGCTAAGAAAATTAAACGTTCACAAAGCACACAcacgaaataaaaactgctaAGAACGAGAAGAACTTACAAAAACGCCTCGATTCATCTTGTGTGTTTGCCTCTCTCGTTGTCGCTCACAAGGACGAAAACTACTTCCGCTTGTCGCTCTTCTTCGTCGTCGTTAATCCTGCGTTTGGTTTTCTTCTTCGCCAGCTTCTAGCAGCCCGCATTCAAAGCCGTGTCCTCTACTGCCCCCCGAAGGAATTTGCTGGAAACACGTGAGTCACCTTGACTTGTCCTCGCAGTGATGGACAAATTCAATCAACTTCAGTTATGAGAACACAACTGAAAAATAATCGACCTCGACTTAATTTATAGTAATAATTCTTGTGGGTCCCGCTCGAGatgttgtattaataatgaaataagtcaaaaGATTCAggtatgtatataaaaaaagccTACTAAATTTACTAAAATGACAGTGTAAATAATAAGATtattttaaaagtgaaaattattGACCAGAAAACTTGATTTCAGATCAATGATGAATCTTCAAATTGTTCAACTGTTTCCCgtgttttcattttaagattCAAAATCTCGATTTGTCATATTGACTGTAAAATACAATGTTAGCACTGAAATTCTTAACTTTAAATGAATGTTAGCCGTCACGTGACTGACATTCATTTATGTGACCCACACTGTTTATTCGATATTACTGATTATTTTTCCAGTTTTCTTCCTGCGACATATTAGTTGAATCAAATGCCGTTGCGcaatcaaaatatttgtttgtgatGTGTTCCATTTGTAGGCTATattgtggaatattttttttgtgtgcacatgAAATGAGGTGAAAACTACTATCACGACACCCGTGattggtcaccagtcaatcactTCAAGGAGTGAGAAAGAggagttttaaaaaacaaaacaagctaatCCTCGTTTTACTCTCGTGACAAACACTACGCACGCACAAATACACAATCAGAGCGTCTCGAAGATCAAAAACAGACAGCAAGTAGCACTAATAACACAGAAGACACCTCACGTTCTCAgcccaacaaacacacacatgcgcacaagcTAGCATTCGAATTTGAGACCAAAAACCACTTAGGTCCAGtttttgtgggattttttttgttcttttgtttgtcACCATCACAACAAGTATGTGAgtcggggtgggggggttgcatTGGGTCCGATGTGTTCTAAAAGAAGCGGTGAGAGGACTGAAAGGTGACATTGACAAGGAGCGCTGTCGCGCTTCCTAATATGGCCTCCTGACAGTCCAAGGTCACCGCTGTGACCCTGCCGCATCTTCTCAGACAGATTTAGCATCCACCTTTTTCCCTCTTTTCCTGCCTCACGCATCTCCTTGTTTGGTTCTCGCGGGCGCCCTTAAAAGCGCGTCCTCTCGTCCCGCCCGTCGCAGTCCAGCTTCCGCTCTCTTCGAATTCAAAAAAATGTCCGACGCGGCGATGGGCGAGTTCGGGAAGGCGGCTCCGTACCTGAGGAAGTCGGAGAAGGAGCGTCTGGAAGCTCAGACTAGACCGTTTGACATCAAGACGGAGTGCTTCGTGGCGGACCACAAGGTCGAGTACACGAAGGGACAAATCCAGAGCaaagagggcggcacggtgacggTGAAGAAGGAGGACGGCACCACGGTGAGCGTGAAGGAGGCCGACGTCCACCCGCAGAATCCGCCCAAATTTGACAAGATCGAAGACATGGCGATGTTCACGTTCCTCCACGAGCCGGCGGTGCTGTTCAATCTGAAGGAGCGCTACGCCGCCTGGATGATCTACACCTACTCGGGCCTCTTCTGCGTCACCGTCAACCCGTACAAATGGCTTCCTGTCTACGACGCCGAGGTGGTGGCAGCCTACAGAGGGAAGAAGAGGACCGAAGCTCCTCCTCACATCTTCTCCATCTCCGACAACGCTTACCAGTACATGCTGACGGACAGGGAAAACCAGTCGGTCCTCATCACCGGAGA
This genomic interval carries:
- the cox7a2b gene encoding cytochrome c oxidase subunit 7A2b: MNRGVFALQQVARRTFCGSARRQVKNRVPENQKRFQMDDGLPVHLKGGTWDGLLYRTTMTLSMLGAGYVVYVLWKISFPQKKD